The following are encoded in a window of Diorhabda sublineata isolate icDioSubl1.1 chromosome 3, icDioSubl1.1, whole genome shotgun sequence genomic DNA:
- the LOC130441897 gene encoding uncharacterized protein LOC130441897 isoform X1: MQYCKVITIMDNIGINPLKEDTNVIEGSNHQSSQLDVIRKNDTGFLLLIVITGSMFNLYIGLSFVWPSSVIPKLESNSTEENPLSRRITTFETSILAGLPTIAILLGPIVMGYVSEIVGRKRSLQIAGVGICISILALSFSTNIICIITFRFVSFFFVNGASNVFLIYVVEICEDHNRAKYGCLSVAFTHFGQTLGYGFGAALNFKNFNLIELSPLLVIFIFFFIAPESPVYNLSKHKTEKCMMDLKRLRRNKSKKELQIDLRNIYCTITTSKKLSEEKMLVI; this comes from the exons ATGCAATATTGCAAAG TAATAACAATCATGGATAACATAGGCATCAATCCATTAAAAGAAGATACAAATGTTATTGAAGGAAGTAACCACCAATCATCACAATTAGATGTTATCAGGAAAAATGATACAGGATTTTTACTTCTCATTGTTATCACag GGTCAATGTTTAATCTATATATCGGTTTATCATTCGTGTGGCCTTCGTCAGTAATACCCAAATTGGAATCTAATTCGACTGAAGAAAATCCTTTAAGCAGACGTATAACGACTTTTGAAACTTCTATATTGGCAGGGCTACCGACTATAGCGATATTACTTGGTCCAATAGTAATGGGATATGTATCCGAAATCGTTGGTAGAAAAAGATCGTTGCAAATTGCGGGTGTGGGaatatgtatttcaattttagctTTATCATTTAGTACTAACATAATTTGTATAATAACGTTCAGATTTGTTAGTTTCTTTTTCGTTAATGGCGCATctaatgtatttttaatatatgtagTAGAAATCTGCGAGGACCATAACCGAGCTAAATATGGTTGTTTATCTGTTGCTTTCACACATTTCGGCCAAACGTTGGGTTATGGTTTTGGAGCAgctttgaattttaaaaattttaatttgatcgAATTAAGTCCACTattagttatatttattttcttcttcatagCTCCAGAATCTCCTGTTTACAATTTGTCAAaacacaaaacagaaaaatGCATGATGGATCTCAAGAGGTTAAGAcgtaataaaagtaaaaaagaatTGCAAATAGATTTACGTAACATTTATTGTACTATTACAACATCCAAGAAACTATCGGAAGAAAAAATGTTGGTAATATAA
- the LOC130441897 gene encoding uncharacterized protein LOC130441897 isoform X2, which yields MDNIGINPLKEDTNVIEGSNHQSSQLDVIRKNDTGFLLLIVITGSMFNLYIGLSFVWPSSVIPKLESNSTEENPLSRRITTFETSILAGLPTIAILLGPIVMGYVSEIVGRKRSLQIAGVGICISILALSFSTNIICIITFRFVSFFFVNGASNVFLIYVVEICEDHNRAKYGCLSVAFTHFGQTLGYGFGAALNFKNFNLIELSPLLVIFIFFFIAPESPVYNLSKHKTEKCMMDLKRLRRNKSKKELQIDLRNIYCTITTSKKLSEEKMLVI from the exons ATGGATAACATAGGCATCAATCCATTAAAAGAAGATACAAATGTTATTGAAGGAAGTAACCACCAATCATCACAATTAGATGTTATCAGGAAAAATGATACAGGATTTTTACTTCTCATTGTTATCACag GGTCAATGTTTAATCTATATATCGGTTTATCATTCGTGTGGCCTTCGTCAGTAATACCCAAATTGGAATCTAATTCGACTGAAGAAAATCCTTTAAGCAGACGTATAACGACTTTTGAAACTTCTATATTGGCAGGGCTACCGACTATAGCGATATTACTTGGTCCAATAGTAATGGGATATGTATCCGAAATCGTTGGTAGAAAAAGATCGTTGCAAATTGCGGGTGTGGGaatatgtatttcaattttagctTTATCATTTAGTACTAACATAATTTGTATAATAACGTTCAGATTTGTTAGTTTCTTTTTCGTTAATGGCGCATctaatgtatttttaatatatgtagTAGAAATCTGCGAGGACCATAACCGAGCTAAATATGGTTGTTTATCTGTTGCTTTCACACATTTCGGCCAAACGTTGGGTTATGGTTTTGGAGCAgctttgaattttaaaaattttaatttgatcgAATTAAGTCCACTattagttatatttattttcttcttcatagCTCCAGAATCTCCTGTTTACAATTTGTCAAaacacaaaacagaaaaatGCATGATGGATCTCAAGAGGTTAAGAcgtaataaaagtaaaaaagaatTGCAAATAGATTTACGTAACATTTATTGTACTATTACAACATCCAAGAAACTATCGGAAGAAAAAATGTTGGTAATATAA
- the LOC130441666 gene encoding facilitated trehalose transporter Tret1-like, protein MLASSLAILQIFCAFGIIVPFMEPIFIATGTQFNSSHLPIIGASFKVVATILASCIVEKCGRRVLLIISTIGSGASLLVLGCFFYLKSIESSLIYQMQWLPLACIIGYTILTTTGIFLIPQATMGELFTPDVRTTGISVVSIVFSILLFCSSSTYPLSNI, encoded by the coding sequence ATGTTGGCATCTTCTTTAgccattttacaaatattttgtgCATTCGGTATCATTGTACCTTTTATGGAACCAATTTTTATAGCGACTGGAACGCAATTCAACAGTAGTCATTTACCTATAATTGGAGCTTCATTTAAAGTTGTCGCCACCATTTTAGCATCGTGTATCGTGGAAAAATGCGGTAGAAGAGTATTACttataatttcaacaatagGATCAGGAGCGTCTTTGTTGGTACTAGGttgtttcttttatttgaaatctaTCGAATCTTCTCTAATCTACCAAATGCAATGGTTACCTCTAGCTTGTATTATAGGTTATACCATTTTGACTACTAcaggaatatttttaatacctcAAGCCACTATGGGTGAACTGTTTACACCAGATGTTCGAACAACTGGTATATCTGTTGTATctatagttttttcaattttattattctgttCGTCGAGTACTTATCCCTTGTCGAATATATAG